The Thunnus albacares chromosome 13, fThuAlb1.1, whole genome shotgun sequence genome segment GAGTACAGAGCAAGCCAgcccacaccaaactgactggGTGGTCTTgtttcacagtttgtgtgttagtagGCACATCAGAGACCCAAATACATACgcacaagcactgaaaaagtgactttttcataatatggccccttttaTACAACTCTATCAAGCCACTGAAGtgctcaaacacacattttccttTATTGAGTCTGTGAAATTCGTGTCAAATCACAGGTTTGCATCCCATTTGGACACAATGCTAAACTAGTAGTTAATTTGGGAATCATTCTGTGAGACATTGTCTGTATAAATACATAGAGTGTGAGTTGTAGTTGTCTAATTCTGATGAGGCCTATTTTATAAACAGTGTTATTATGCTCTCCCAATCTCCAAGTCTTTTCATTTCAAGTCTAATCTCCCAGTCTTTTAACAAATCAAAAACGCCCTGATGTAGAACTGCATGTACAGTGTAGAGACAGTTTGTGCTTACTTGGCTCACAGGGACCCTCGAACTCTCAGGCACGTTGTTCTCTGCTCTGTACTGCTGGATTATTCCCGTCCCCAACTCCTCTAGTAACTaaataaaagacaacaacacagaTATCAGTGCACAGATATAGAACTTTTAATTGGCAGTTTATATTTGTTAATTACTGTCATTTTGTGCAATCACAGAATCAGCTAACATgaatgcagaaaaaataaaaagcaaggAGGACACAAACTTTAAGTAGATGAGAAGCGACTCACAGATGGAGTCAGACAAACTAGAAGGTGTTACCTTTGCTCCGTGAAGTTGTATGGAGGGATCCATCTCCCCGAGGCAGCGAGCGCTCACCTGCCCGATCTCACACAGATACGTTTGCACCAGACAGATATAACCCCGCACCAGGTGGGACAtaacctgaaacacacagatatcggacacacttaaaaaataaaaacaccttcagggatgtctttcttttgttgtttgctgtCTCACCCACTGTCTCTCACCTGTAGAGCTTCTAGTCGTACTGGGGAAGGCTCTAAAGCAGCTCCTCCTGTTCCCGCTCCCTCGCTGTCTGATGGGTCCTCTCTGGGCTGTGTCACCAGcgacacacacagctgcatcaACCACGGCGAGGTGTTGTCCTCTTCCCCCGGTGTGCGAAGAATATGGGGGGAGTGTGTTTGCGAAGAACGTTGGGAGGGTGTAGATCCATCTCTTTGTCTCCAGCTGAGAGCTGAGTCCTGCGGTGTGAACGAGCCGCCGCAGCCGCTGCTCTCCGGCTGTCGGAGGAGGAGCTGCACTTCAGGGAGAGGAGCCTGAGTCGTCACCAGAGCCCCGTAAAGCGTCAGGACCGACACACGCACATTCACGTCTGATAACGGAGAGCAGTTGTGTTAAAAGAAGCATGTTGACCTGTTCTCTTATATCCTTGTGCGCACTGACAAAATACAGACCTCTGTGGCGCATGTAGGGACGCATCTGCTTCCATAGCGGGCTGAGCAGACCAGGTCTGAGACGGTGATAGGGAGCGTTGGCCACCAGGTAGGCCAGACACtaacacacagcagagatggAGATAAATAATTATTCCGGTAAAACGTTTTTTTGATATTCAGACactggggaggaggagagacagaacaCAGTTGGAGAGACTGTTCACATTCAGTAGGCAAAGGAAGGTAAAGTGTGTTTATCAACCGCATGTCATCGCACCTTTATGACCTGTGTGAGTGTCTGAGGGGACGTCTCAGCCAGCAGAGCCAGACTGAGAGCGCGGTGCAGCTCTCTGATGGCAGTCGccagggagaaggagaaagggGTGTAAGATGTACGAGGAGATGCCGTGTCCTCAGCCACAGCCAGGAACTGACGGGAACCGTCCAGCATGGCTGACAACACTTGAAGCGCACACGCTCGTACCTGGAGGGAGAGACACAAGACAGATGTTAAAGTCATATGTCCACGAGAATTGTGACATGACAacatacagttaaaataaaaaataaagaatcagtacaaataatataaaattaagtCTGTCACTATTAATTTCTGCCATGGTAGCAGCTACAAATGTCAGAAATGAAAGAGCATGTCCAAATATTGAGGGAATATTTTGGTTGTATACATTTATGACAGTGAGTGAGGGTATGTTATACCTTTGGGGAGGGGTCCTTAAGTATAATTGTGAGGAGAGTGAGAGGCGGCGTTCCTCCAATAGGAGAGTCAGGGATGAAGGAGGACCAGTACCCGTACAGAGTCCGCTTTTCTACACCTTTCACCACCGCTAGCAGACAGTGCAGCGCTCCCTGACGTACACGCCCGTGGTTCAGTCTGAAAGAGAGTAACAGTGAGGGGGAGAAGAGGTGTTTTATCAGGTATGTGTAGCATgctgttagaaaaaaaaaaaggtggtgACATGGACGAGTTTATCTTTTAGTACCTTAATTTGCTCTGTGCGGTGCCTTCTGGGTCAGAAAACTCTGAGTCAGAGGTGTTTTGCTTCCAGGCGGGGTAGAGAGACGGAGTAGAAGCTTTAGATAAGGACTCTCCGtcacctctgcctctctctcttccccctaCCTTCTGAGATGCAGGCACCACCTCtccatcatcctcctctccatcatcccctctgctctcctcaCTAACCGTCTTCTTCCCCTTTCCTCtggatttcctttttttattcttaagagcaaaacatttaaaataaaaatgagtgtTTCATCGTCAATTTAATATAACTGAGGCcaatgaaaatgaaggaagtCTCACCCCTGAGACTTTTCCTGGCACAGCAGAGTCCGTTGGTGGTTCAGTGGGTTTTGGTGTTTGAGCGGATTTGAGACCCTCGTACTGAGGGAGAGGTGCCGGGTAAAGCACAGCTGGCCACTCAACACTCACACCTGGAGTTCCCTGGAACATGAGCCTCTGCAGAAAACAACAGATCCCTGATTTATTACTACAATATAAACATATGTAGTGTTTGTGCAggaaaaatgttgatgaaatgattacagcagttATGATTTTGCACCTTAAGCGCCGCCAGTACAGACCCGAGCTCTTCCCCTCCTCCAAACTTCCACTTCCCACCTGAGAGACAACACTGCAGTCCCTTCAGTGCTGCCTGGATCACCTGCACAGACGacacacaagcagaaacagGTTGAAACAACATGATTACATGTATTTTTCCCTGTAAAAACTTTCATCACAATCCACCATTTATCCATACCATGCAATAGAAGAGCTGATCAGTATTGGAGGGTTTGGGTGAGTGAAGTGTATTCAGGAAGGCTCTGAAACATACACTTCTGTATTGATCATCCAAAGGTGGCTGACCAGGGatcctggagaaaaaaaaacaaaacaaaaaaaaacacagccgAAACAGAAACAATTACAACCAAGAATTTAAGAACAAAGCAGACATTTGGCTTAATAAATGTACCCAAATTCCCAGCAAAAGTTATTGAATGAATTTTAGACTCCTGGAGCAGAACCAGGTGGAAACaaaaccattttgataatcgattcattgttttgagtatGTTTctaagaaaaaatgccaaaattctttgattccagcttcttaaaggcgaacattttctgttttctttagtcctctatgagagtaaactgaatattttgggttgtggactgttggtcaggacaaaacaagacatttgaggttgcatcttgggctttgggaaattgtAATTGACAttattcaccattttatagaccaaacgactaattgattaatcaagaaaataatcaacagattaatcagtaatgaaaataataaaatccgGAACCAGATCAGAGACACTCCATTCATGTTTTACTATAGTCTGTAAGCTGATGCTCACAACTTGGGGCAAAAACGTAAAATAAAGTAACTAGTTTAAGGATGCTAAAGCCTACCTGAGACAGATGTTGGCCATACAGGTGAGGGCAACGCGGCGTAACTCCATATCCGGCTGAGATGGAGAACTATACAGCAGGAGGACTCCATCTTCACCCAGTAAGTCGATGAGGTGCTATGAAGAACAAAAATCTCAACGTAAATATTCAGTTATAAAAGACATCATGCTTCGACACACTTTGACACAGCTTGAGCAAATATCTACCTGGTGGCACTGAGGTCCATTCCCGTACACGATTGTGGAGAGAGCCAGGAGGACACCGGAGTGTGTCCACGTACTGCACACTTTCAATGCACGGGCGGTGTAGTTCAACAACACATCCAATGTCTGCTCGTCCATTATAACCTTAGAAAACAGGAAGTTagacaaaaatgagaaaagactCACATGTCAGGTGATAGTCAGCACACGGGTAGATGTGTAAGGTTTTCTGTTACCTTTAGCTGATTGAGTAGATGATGTACTAGCTGGCAGAGTTTGATAACCAAGTGTTCTTGACTCAGCGGCACAAGACAGCTGGCATGTTTCAGCAGGCTGCACACAtcctaaaatgaaaatgaagaagaGGAGTGTCATTCACAGCAACACTgtgcttaaaaaaacatattaatgaacTAAGTCTTTAAAAGCAAAACTGGCATTCTTTTATAGAAATAAGGCAGGTATTACCCAGAATTGCACAAAGCAAATTGTTCAATCAACCTTTACATCTGTTTTGAACTATGGTGATATAATTTATATGCACTCTCTTGTCTCTATTGTTAAACCTCTTGATGCAGTCTATTATTCCGCCCTTTGGTTCATAACTTGGATGGTTTTAGAACGCATCATTGTATACTGTATGAGAAAGTTGGGTGGCAGTTGTTGGCAGTGAAAAGAGAAAGGCACTGCattctatttatttacaaagcacTTACTGGCAAACTTCCTGGGTATCTCACGTGTCTTTTTAAGTATAGATCAATGTCACACTGCACTAGGTCCCAAGACTATCTGGTCCTCGAGAATCATCATGTTAGTACTGAAATTGGGAAACTAGCTTTTATATACTATGCTCCACACAAGTGGAACAATCTGCAGAAGCTTGTAAAACCTTTTGATCAATTTAAATCTCTTTTAACTGACATAGAgcagtgtgaatgcatgtgtttttGAATTGACATTGTCCTTTATGTTGATGTCTTGACCTGTTTGTTGTATAATCTGTTGATACTGTAATTCCTATgtgctttaattatttttttatgcacTTACATTGTTTCTATTGTTATATATGATTTGTTGTTGATGTATACTACTAAGTTTCGTGTGCTTTTATGTGTACTGTAATCAGGGCGTCCTTGTAAAAGAGAGCTTGCTCTCAATAGCCTCcctttttaaataaaggttataataacaaataacaacaaactcTTAATCTTGACCATCTCATTTGCTGACTGAGTAGAAGCTTGCTGCTTGCGGCCAAAGCAAAACTCTTTTACACTCTTTGTTTTTGCTAAATTCCCAGTGGTTGCTGTGATGATCTGTTGGGTTGCTAGGGGCATGTGGTTGCTGGGATAACTGggtggttgctatggtgtttTGGGTGGGTActaggttgttgctaaggtgtaTGACGTGGGTGCTGCGGTGACACTCAACATTTCAGAGCCTTCAATACAGTACGTAAACTACTTAAAAAGTTACTACAAGAGTAAAGTATGTGTTACCTCCGGTCGGATGTTGATGTTGGGGTCGAAGCTTGTGTTGTAGTTTTCGGAGAGGAGCTGGTCAAACAGCAGGTTGAGCTCCTCTCGGAGTTGGCCGGAGTCTGCCCTCAGGGCTCGGAGCTTTGCGGCGCACCGGGAAAACTGTCTCTCGGCGTCGGACGATGAGCCGAGCTGCCACCCGTCCGTCCCCAGAGGAGTGAACGGGGCGGCCTCCGCTGACAGAGCCACCTGAGGGAAAGCAGGAACATCACTTCGGCTCATAAAAGCCGGTGCCGCTGCCAGCCCGGTTTGAGCCGCCATATTTCTGTCCTAGGAAGAGCTTCTTTCCACTTCCGGTAGTGCTTCTTCGTCGTTGGATTTTATTAGGAATTACCGCCATCTACTGAATTGGCTCGTGGAGCAGCAGGTaggcaaaaacaacaacagatacataaacaaaaatatatataactaaATTCTGGCCGTCAA includes the following:
- the heatr6 gene encoding HEAT repeat-containing protein 6, coding for MAAQTGLAAAPAFMSRSDVPAFPQVALSAEAAPFTPLGTDGWQLGSSSDAERQFSRCAAKLRALRADSGQLREELNLLFDQLLSENYNTSFDPNINIRPEDVCSLLKHASCLVPLSQEHLVIKLCQLVHHLLNQLKVIMDEQTLDVLLNYTARALKVCSTWTHSGVLLALSTIVYGNGPQCHQHLIDLLGEDGVLLLYSSPSQPDMELRRVALTCMANICLRIPGQPPLDDQYRSVCFRAFLNTLHSPKPSNTDQLFYCMVIQAALKGLQCCLSGGKWKFGGGEELGSVLAALKRLMFQGTPGVSVEWPAVLYPAPLPQYEGLKSAQTPKPTEPPTDSAVPGKVSGNKKRKSRGKGKKTVSEESRGDDGEEDDGEVVPASQKVGGRERGRGDGESLSKASTPSLYPAWKQNTSDSEFSDPEGTAQSKLRLNHGRVRQGALHCLLAVVKGVEKRTLYGYWSSFIPDSPIGGTPPLTLLTIILKDPSPKVRACALQVLSAMLDGSRQFLAVAEDTASPRTSYTPFSFSLATAIRELHRALSLALLAETSPQTLTQVIKCLAYLVANAPYHRLRPGLLSPLWKQMRPYMRHRDVNVRVSVLTLYGALVTTQAPLPEVQLLLRQPESSGCGGSFTPQDSALSWRQRDGSTPSQRSSQTHSPHILRTPGEEDNTSPWLMQLCVSLVTQPREDPSDSEGAGTGGAALEPSPVRLEALQVMSHLVRGYICLVQTYLCEIGQVSARCLGEMDPSIQLHGAKLLEELGTGIIQQYRAENNVPESSRVPVSQVVQFWSEVLSGPLNAALQNEQHPTLQTSACDTLSSILPQAFAQLPEKTQLMCITMLLGLTYSENYLVKTAAVRALGVYILFPCLREDVMFVADTANTILAALDDRSPNVRAKAAWSLGNLTDTLIVNMESVGVDFQEELSDMLLLKMLQAATRASADKDKVKCNAVRALGNLLHFLRQSQMTRSAFQRPLEDAVRALVKTVQSVATMKVRWNACYALGNAFRNPALPLDSAPWSADAFSALCNVVTSCKNFKVRIKSAAALAVPGHRGCYGDTERFICVWRSLAKALENSEDTNDFLEYRYSASLRHTLSQALLHLLKLSQSQDMPALAASLAGEEGKGIKERLIKYLRAEEGGEGAEGERDTGGDSFNPQQRINSLQQTLIRLKGLKAEGEGQRQQESGKEVVVSFMDDVLKTCEEP